A DNA window from Arachis duranensis cultivar V14167 chromosome 3, aradu.V14167.gnm2.J7QH, whole genome shotgun sequence contains the following coding sequences:
- the LOC107481535 gene encoding uncharacterized protein LOC107481535: MGDLDFSIEIHHGGKFINGGQRLEYLGGMVVEDLYFEVDEWSLQEIVSQLKQLGYKGFARVWYKEPGMDLKSGLRELKSDGDAMRMARSLVSNSYKYCEVYVVDGARESNGIHITSTDADYVPEEGEDSANDDGLLEVEVDVESEPSTEEEVFDDSADDGDHDDQFGFEVEDNDPQSNAFGGFMSPLNDERTAAAGTAEGDEGLREGDEQVGGLSDGYETDDIDSYEGDSDDMIKKRRFPKYNEAEMNREYEFQVGLEFKSLSQFKEAVKEHALLNGRDIRFRKNDKVRCRVVCKGRKEKCKWVCFASKLGVLTVSESTR; the protein is encoded by the coding sequence ATGGGTGATTTGGATTTCAGTATCGAAATCCACCATGGTGGCAAATTTATTAACGGTGGACAACGATTAGAGTATTTAGGAGGAATGGTTGTGGAGGATTTATATTTTGAGGTTGATGAATGGTCATTGCAAGAGATTGTCAGTCAGCTAAAGCAACTAGGGTATAAGGGTTTCGCTAGGGTCTGGTACAAGGAACCTGGGATGGATTTGAAGTCAGGTCTTAGAGAGTTGAAGTCCGATGGGGATGCGATGAGAATGGCTAGGTCACTGGTGTCAAATTCCTACAAATATTGCGAGGTATATGTTGTCGATGGAGCCAGAGAAAGTAATGGGATTCATATCACTTCAACTGATGCTGATTATGTGCCAGAGGAAGGTGAGGACAGTGCTAATGATGATGGGTTGCTAGAGGTTGAAGTGGATGTTGAGTCAGAGCCTTCTACTGAAGAAGAGGTATTTGATGATAGTGCTGATGATGGTGACCATGATGATCAGTTTGGGTTTGAGGTGGAGGATAATGATCCACAATCAAATGCATTTGGGGGATTTATGAGTCCACTAAATGATGAGAGAACTGCAGCAGCTGGAACAGCTGAAGGTGATGAAGGTTTAAGGGAGGGTGATGAGCAAGTTGGGGGCTTATCTGATGGATATGAGACTGATGACATAGATAGTTATGAGGGGGACTCTGATGATATGATAAAAAAGAGGAGGTTCCCTAAGTACAATGAGGCAGAGATGAACAGAGAGTATGAATTTCAGGTGGGGCTGGAATTTAAATCACTTAGTCAATTCAAAGAGGCTGTTAAGGAGCATGCTCTATTGAATGGTAGGGACATTAGGTTTCGAAAAAATGATAAGGTGAGGTGTAGAGTTGTTTGCAAAGGAAGAAAGGAAAAGTGCAAGTGGGTTTGTTTTGCGAGTAAGTTGGGGGTTCTGACTGTTTCCGAATCAACACGTTGA